The DNA region CCCAGGACGCCAGGCCGAACCCTATGGCGACCAGTGCGCCCTGCGTGGTGGCGCGCTTCCAGAACAGGCCGGCGAACAGCGGCACCACGGCGGCGACCAGGGTCACCTTGTAGGCGTTGCCGACCATCTCGTAGATGCTCGCGTCCGAGTACAGGGCGAACAGCGAGGTGGCCACCGTCATGCCCAGCACGCTCAGGCGCATGGCGAGGAGGAACTGGCGATCGTTCATGTCCGGCAGGAAGCGCTTGAGCACGTTCTCGGTGAAGGTCACCGAAGGCGCCAGCAGGGTGCCGGAAGCGGTGGACATGATGGCCGAGAGCAGCGCGCCGAAGAACATCACCTGGGCGAACAGCGGGGTGCGCTCCATGATCAGGTGCGGGAGGATCATCTGCGCGTCCTCCGCCAGCCACTTCTGCACCATCGCCGGGTCGATCATCGAGGCCGCGTAGGTGAGGAAGATCGGCAGCATGCAGAAGCCCAGGTAGAAACAGGCCCCCGCCATGGAGGCACGCGCGGCGATGTTCTCGGTCTTCGCCGACATCACCCGGGCATACACGTCCTGCTGGGGGATGGAGCCGAACATCATGGTCACCGCCGCGCCGAGGAAGGCGACGATGTCGCGGGGCTCGAAGCCGTGCATGAAGGCGAACTTGCCCTCGCTGGCGGCGTGGCTGATCACCACCTGCGGGCCGCCGGCCATGTCGCCGATCAGCCAGGTCAGGTACAGCAGGCCGGCGACGATGATGATCATCTGCATGAAGTCGGTCAGCGCCACCGACCACATGCCGCCGAACAGGGTGTACAGCAGCACGATGCCGGTGCCGATGAGCATGCCTTCGGTGGTGGTGATGGAGCCGTCGGAGAGCACGTTGAACACCACGCCCAGCGCGGTGAGCTGCGCCGCCACCCAGCCCAGGTAGGAACCGATGATCACCAGGCTGGTGATCAGCTCCACGTTGGGCCCGAAGCGCTTCTTGAAGAAGTCACCAATGGTCAGCAGGTTCATGCGGTACAGCGGGCGGGCGAACACCAGGCCCACCAGCATCAGGCAGCCGAAGGAGCCGAACGGGTCCTCGATGATCCCGGCGAAGCCTTCCTCGATGAAGGTGGCGGGAATGCCCAGCACCGCCTCGGAACCGAACCAGGTGGCGAACACCATGGCCGCGACCAGGGGGAAGGACATGCTGCGGCCGCCTGCCGCGAAATCCTTGGAGTTCTTGACGCGAGTGGAAGCGTAGAAGCCGACACCGACGGTGATCAGCAGGTAGACCGCAACAAACCAGATCAGCATTTGTGAGTTCCAGTGGCTCGCCCGTCGTCTGGCTTGCCGGACCTGGGTCCTGGCAAGGGCGCCGCGACTGACAGAATTTTTGTTTTAGGCGCGTCACAACCGGGCGGGATCGACCGTCATGGCTAGAGGGGCCCTGTACGGCTACCGCGACAACCTGCCGCAACGGGGGAGCAGTCTGCCAAAGCCGTCAAATATGTCAAACAGTTACAAGGCAAATGATGACAAAAAACGACAGACGCATCATGAAATTGTCGGACAAGCCGTTGATCTACTGATCAATTCTTCACCAGCGCTCACTGGCCAGTTCCTTATTTTTTACAGGAGGCGTTGCAAAAGCAGAACAGCAGCCAGCCTGCAAAAGCTCTGCTAGCCTCCTCCCGTCCCCCATGGAGCCGCTTCATGCACGCCCTCAGCCCTGAGCAGACCCGCGCCTACCTGGCCCACATCGACCAGCCAGCCCCCACCCTCAGCGACCGCACCGCCCTCGACCGACTGATCAAGGCCCACCTCGACCGGGTCGCCTTCGAGAACGTCGACGTGCTGCTCGACCGCGCCATCCACATCGACACGGACGCCGTGTTCGCCAAGGTGGTCGGGCGCAATCGCGGCGGCTACTGCTTCGAGATCAACGGCCTGTTCGGGCGCCTGCTATTGGCCCTGGGCTTTCGCGTCACCCCGCTGGCCGCGCGGGTGCGCTGGGGGCTGGCGGCGGACGCGCCGCTGACCATCACCTCCCACCTGCTGCTGCGGGTGGATTTCGCCGACGAGGCGGTGATCGCCGATGTCGGCTTCGGCTCCGCCAATCCCACCCGCGCCCTGCCCCTGCGAGGCGGCGACGGGCCGGGCGAGTGGCCCTTCCGCCTGCTGGCTCCGGACGCCACGCACGATGACCATCGCCTGGAGACCTTCCTCAACGACGCCTGGGTGCCGGTCTACCACTTCGACCTGCAGCCCCAGCACTGGGTCGATTACGTGCCACGCAACTGGTACACCTCCACCCACCCGGACAGCATCTTCCGCCAGATGCTGGTGGCCGCGCGCACCGAAGGCGCCGAACGCCTGACCCTGCGCAACGGCACCTTCAACCGCCGGGGGGCCGACGGCCAGGTGACCCAGCGCCTGCTGACGGATGCGGATGAAATCATCGCCGTGCTGCGCGAGCACTTCCTGCTCGGCATCACCGAGGACGAAGCGCCGCGCCTGCGTGAGCGCCTGGAAGGCCTGCTGCGCGGCTGACGACGCGGCGCGCCTACCCTGGCAGGTGCGGCGCATCGCCCTCCTCGACCTTCTTCTCGCCCGGGTTCTTGCCCTCGCGCGAATGGTGCTCGATCACCGCGTTGAGCTCGGCGCCGAGCAGCAACACGGCGGCGGAGATGTACAGGTACAGCAGCAGGATGATGATCGCGCCGATGCTGCCGTACATGGCGTTGTAGTTGGCGAAGTTCTTCGCGTAGTAACTGAAGCCCAGGGACGCCACCAGCCACACCAGCACCGCCAGCACCGAGCCGGGGGTGATGAAGCGGAACTCCTGCTCCACATCCGGCAACAGGTAGTACACGGCGGCGACCACCATCATCAGCAGCAGCACCGCCGCCGGGATGCGCAGCCAGTTCCACAGCACCACCACCGCGTCCTCGATGCCCAGCTGGCCTGCCAGCCAGTTCATCACCTGCGGGCCGGTGACCATCAGCCCCGCCGCCGCCAGCAGGAAGGCCGCGACGCCCACCGTATAGAGCACAGAGAGCGGGATGCGCTTCCAGGTCGGCCTGCCCTCCTGCACGTCATAGGCGCGGTTCATCGCGTCCATGCTCGAACGGATCGCCGAGGACGACGACCACAGCGCCACCACCGCACCGATGGAGAACAGCCCCGGTTTCTGCGTCTGCAACTGCTCGATCGCCGGCAGCACCAGGTCCATCGCCGCGCTCGGCAGCACCAGCGTCGCCTGGGCCTGCAGCCAGTCGAAGAACTCCGGCAGCTCGAGGAAGCCGATCACGGCAATCAGCAGCAGCAGGAAGGGGAACAGCGAAAAGAACATCTGGAAGGCCAGCGCCGAGGCATAGGTCGGCAACTCGTCCTCGATGAATTCGGTCACGGTGCGCACCACGATGGTCCGCCACCCCACATCCCGCAGCCCCAGGGAACCGATCATGTGCCTGCTCGCTCGCTTTCATGCCCATACACAGGCAATGGACGGCATCGCGCCGGTTGAGTTCAGGCTATGCACCGCCACGGCCGTTCCGACGGACGGCAAGCCCCTCGCGATAGACGCCGCCGTTGCGCTTGGCGGCGGGAAATGCGGGGCGAACGGCCCCTCGCGCGGCTCGTCGCAGGGCTACTTTCGTCGGAGGGGGCGGAATGAACGGCCCTGTTGCCTGTCTCTAGCGGTGCACCACCCGTACAGATCGGAAGCACGACATGAAGCCACTCATCCTCTCCATCCTGCGCCTCGGCGGCCTGCTCATCGTCCTCGGCCTGTCCGGCTGCAGCACGCTCGCGCCACGCGACCCGGTGCGGATCGACCTGGTGGGCATGGAGCCGGTGCCCGGCCAGGGCCTGGAAATGCGCTTCATGGTCAAGCTGCGGGTGCAGAACCCCAACGACACCGCCATCCGCTACAACGGCATCGCCCTCGACCTGGACATCAACGACCAGCCCCTGGCCAGCGGCGTCAGCGACCAGGCCGGCGAAATCCCGCGCTTCAGCGAAGCGCTGGTCAGCGTCCCCGTGACCATCTCCGCCTTCTCCGCCATGCGCCAGGCCTGGGGCCTGGCCAACAGCCACAGCACCGGCCGCCAGCCCGGCGTCCCCTATACCGTGCGCGGCAAGCTCGGCGGAGGCTTCTGGAACACCGTGCGCTTCAACGAGGCCGGCCTGCTCAACCTGCCGGAGCCGGCAACGGTGTATTGATCACCGCCCATCGCGAATGAATTCGCTCCCACATGCTCCCCGCCCCCATGCCGGCCGCTGACAGCATGCGTTTGCAGGGGCGAATTCATTGGTTCTGTCTGCGTTAAGTGTTGCTAGAGAATTTGGAGCCCGGTTGATTGCCGAGTCTTGCTGATGGTTTCTGGGGTGGACGCCGTGGCTGGCGGCTTTCGTAGGATGGTGTAGAGCGAAGCGAAACCCATGCAGTGGGTGTGACAGGAATCCAGAATCGTCCTAAAAGTACCGTTCTTGAGCCTTTTCGTTGAATCCACAACAGCTAACGCAGACAGAGCCAACTCATTCGCCCAAGCAGACCGCTCACGCCGTAGCCCAGGCTTCATCAGCCCGGGAAGCAACGCATCCACGACTCCGGGATTCCGAGCGCGACTCGGACTCACCCTGTTGGGCTTCGTACCTCAGCCCAACCTACGGCCGCGGTAATGGGCATGGCATCGCCTGCGGTGCCTACTCCCCCACCACCAGCGCCACCAGCCACGAGGTCGCCTCGATCACGTCCACCTCGTCGGTGTCGATCTCGCAATCGGCGTCGGTGGGCGCTTCGTAGGGGCTGTCGAGGCCGGTGAAATTCCGGATGCGCCCCTGCAGCGCCGCCTCGTAGAGGCCCTTGGGATCGCGACGGGCGCAGGTTTCGAAGCTCGTGCTGACGTAGACGCTGTGGAACTCGTCGGCGCCGAACAGCGCCCGCGCCGCCTCGCGATCGGCGCGGAAGGGCGAGATGGCGGCGACGATCACCACCAGCCCCGCGTCCACCATCAGGCGCGCCACCTCGGCGATGCGCCGGATGTTCTCGCGGCGTGACGCATCGTCCATGCCCAGGTCGCGACAAAGGCCCTTGCGCACGTTGTCGCCATCGAGCACGAAGGTGTGCACGTTGCGCGCGTTCAGCTCCACTTCCAGGGCGTTGGCCAGGGTCGACTTGCCGGCACCGGAGAGCCCGGTCAGCCAGATGCAGCAGGGGCGCTGGTGCTTGATCGCCGCCCGCGCCGCGCGCGTCAGGGCCTGGCCAGGAGCAGGGGCCTCGGGCGACGAGGCAGTGGGATTGTGCTTTTGCATAGCCGAGCAACTCGCAGTCACGTGGGTAGGCCCGGCGCACGCTCTCCCGCGTGCATACCGAGCGGATGTCTTTCACCGGCAACGCCTCGCACCACGGTGAGGGGCAGAGCCGCTGGCAGCCTAGCAGCTCGCGGGGCGCCGTAAAATCGCGCGCCGGGTGTTCACGATGGCCGCATCAGCGCGTCGGGAAACAGGCCCGCGGCAGGTCGGAGCCGCCCCCCTGGGAATGGCTCCCACCCTTCGCCAAAGCCGGGCGGCGATCGACCAGAAGCAGCAGGCTAGCAAGGCGACCGCCACCGACTATTCCATCTTGGTCAAGACGGTAAGCGGCCCGATACACAGGCCACCCTTGCGCCAGCCCGGCAAAGCGAGGGAAAACCCTATACAATCTGCGGTCTTTTTCTTCACCCGATTGCGAGATACGCCGTGAGCACCCTGCCTCCCTGCCCCCAATGCAACTCCGAATACACCTATGAAGACGGCCAGAACCTGGTCTGCCCGGAGTGCGCCCACGAATGGTCCGCCAACGCCGCCGAAGCCCCGGCCGATGAAGGCAAGGTGATCAAGGACTCCGTCGGCAACGTGCTCCAGGACGGCGACACCATCACCGTGATCAAGGACCTCAAGGTCAAGGGCTCGTCCCTGGTGGTGAAGGTCGGCACCAAGGTCAAGGGCATCCGCCTGGTGGACGGCGACCACGACATCGACTGCAAGATCGACGGCATCGGCGCGATGAAGCTGAAGTCGGAATTCGTGCGCAAGGTCTGAACCTTCCGCAGACGAAAAAGCCCGGCATATGCCGGGCTTTTTCATGCCTGCAGAAACCGCCGCCGGGACGCCTGGCTATTCGCCCGGGCTGAAGTGCCCCATGAAGATCACTTCCTTGATCTCGCGCATGTAGGGCTGGAAGCGCGAGTCGGCGCCGTTGAAGGCGCGTGCCGCGCTGAGCGCGTTCTCGTGGGACGACCACTCGGCGAGGTCGGCGAACACATGGCTGCCTTCCACCGAAATGAAGCTGCGAAAGCCCAGGAAGCCGTCGCAGGTCTTCAGGGCCTCGCGCACACCGGCACGGATCTCGGCGATGCGCTCTTCGCGGCCGGGTTTAGTCTTGAACAGCACCAGTTCCAATACCGAAGAATCTTGCATGGCGATCGCCCTTCCGTTGGTTGAGACGGCCCAGCCTATGCCTCCTCTGCTGACAACGTTCTGTCAGTGGCCTGCGCCTCGCAACTGCGGTGGCGCATGTAGCTGGCCAGGCTGAGGCCCTCCGGTAGCGGCGGCGCGTCGGCCAGGCGCGCCAGATTGCGGATGCGGTCGACACGGAAATCGCGGTACTCGCCGCGCAGCTCGCACCAGGCGCCCACCGTCCACTTGCCCACCCAGTAGAACAGGCCGAGGGGGAAGATCACCCGCTGCGAGGCGCGCTCATCCAGGCTCAGGTAATCGATGCGCACCGCCGCCTGCTCGCCGATGGCGCGACGCAGGCTGTCCCAGTGACGCAGCTGTTCCGGGGTGAAGGGGCTGACGAAGGCCCGCACCGGGGCGCTCTGCGGGTCGAGGGCATGCTCCGGCACCGCCGCCTGGATCTTGCTCAGCAGCGAACGCGCGGCATCGGCCATCTCGTCGCCCACGGTGCGCGAGATCAGCTCCACGCCCAGCAGCAGGGCATCCAGCTCGTCGCGGTTGAGCGCCAGCGGCGGCAGCTCGAAATGCTCGTCCAGCGCATAGCCCACACCCGCCTCGCCGTAGATCGGGATGCCGCTCAGGGAAAGGTCATCGACATAGCGATAGATGGTGCGCGTGGACACCCCCAGCCGCTCCGCCAGGCGCTGCGCAGTGATGGGCTGGTGGGTACGGATCAGGTTGACGACCTGGAACAGGCGATCGGCCTTGCGCATGGAAGGGAGCCGTATGGTGTGGGAAGTCGGCAGGCATTTGCGCATAGCGCCCGGGGAAAAACCAGCGCCGCCGAGCCGGTCCGCGCCCTGGCACCGTCACCCCCGCCAACGCGGGGGCCCGCTGAACGACCCGCACGGGAACGCCACCTGCCGCGCTCGCAGGAGCCGAGGCTCGGCTGAATCCCGTTTCTTCCACCCACCGCCTGCCCTACTTACCGCCTGGCGCAACCCAGCTTGCCACCGCGGTGATGTTGTCCAGCACGCCCCCCCTCCTATCCTCGCCAGACCCGCCGTCAGGGCGGACCCGAGCCTAGAAAAACAACAAAGGAGCAGCACCATGGCGGTCGACTACGTGACGATGTTGATTTACGTGCTGGTGATGGCGGGCCTCGGCTGGTGGGGCATGCGCAAGGCCAGGACCCGTGATGATTTTCTCCTGGCCGGGCGACGCCTCGGGCCAGTCCTCTACCTCGGCACGCTCTCCGCGGTGATGCTGGGCGGGGCTTCCACCATCGGCTCGGTGCGCCTGGGCTACCAGTACGGGATATCCGGTCTCTGGCTGGTCTTCATGCTGGGGCTGGGCATCATCGTACTCAGCCTGGTGTTCTCGCGGCAGATAGCCCAGTTGAGGGTCTTCACCGTCACCCAGATCCTCGAACAGCGTTACCAGGCCTCCTCGCGCCTGATCGGCGGCGTGGTCATGGTGGCCTACGACCTGATGGTGGCCGTAACCGCCACCATCGCCATCGGCTCGGTCACCGAGGTGGTATTCGATATCCCGCGCATTCCCGCCATCCTCTGCGGCGGCGGGCTGGTGATCTTCTACTCAGTGATCGGCGGCATGTGGTCGCTGACGCTCACCGACATCATCCAGTTCGTGATCATGACGCTGGGCATCTTCTTCGTGCTGCTGCCCATCAGCGTGGGCGAGGCCGGTGGCCTGGCGGCGATGCAGGCCAATTTGCCGGCGGGCTTCTTCGAGCTGGGCAACATCGGCCTGGACACCATCGCCGCCTACTTCCTGCTCTACTTCTTCGGCGCGCTGATCGGCCAGGACATCTGGCAGCGCCTGTTCACCGCCCGCAGCGAGGGCGTGGTGCGCTACGCCGGCCTCGGCGCTGGCTTGTACTGCATGCTCTATGGCGGCGTCTGCGCGCTCATCGGTGCCGCCACCCGGCTGCTGCTGCCGGACCTGTCGGTGGCCGAGAACGCCTTCGCCGAGATCACCCGCAACGTACTCCCAGCCGGCCTGCGCGGCCTCGTGGTAGCTGCCGCCCTGGCCGCCATCATGTCCACCGCCAGCGCCTGCCTCCTGGCCGCAGCGACCGTACTCAAGGAAGACATCTACAGTCGTTTTCTCAGTCGTGACGGCGAAGACCACCTGGCCAGCAGCCGGTGGATAACCTTCACCCTCGGCGCGGCGATGCTGGCCATGGCCTGCCTGGTCAACGACGTCATCGCCGGCCTCTCCATCGCCTACAACCTGCTGGTGGGCGGCCTGCTCGTACCGATCATGGGCGCCCTGATGTGGCGCCGCGCGTCCGCCGTGGGCGCCATGGCCTGCATGGTCACCGGCAGCCTCACCGTCATCGCCTTCATGGTCCGTGACGGCATCCTGGCCAACACCCCCATCTACTTCGGCCTCCTCGTCAGCCTGCTGACCTTCGTGGTCACCAGCCTGCTGACCCAACCCGCTCCTGATCTGCGCACCGCGACCGATTGAAGACCATCCAGGGCGCCCATGAGGCGCCCACTACCCGTGAGATAGAACCCATGACCCATGACTTCCCACAGCCGCTCGATGCTGCGCTCATACCACGCTTCGCCGGCATCCCGAGCTTCATGCGCCTGCCGATCTTCAACGACCCAGCCGACCTGCAACTCGCCCTGGTGGGCGTCCCCTGGGATGGCGGCACCACCAACCGCGCCGGCGCCCGTCACGGCCCGCGCGAAGTGCGCAACATGTCCAGCCTGATGCGCAAGGTGCACCACGTCAGCCGCATCGCACCCTATGACCTGGTGCGCATCGGGGACCTCGGCGATAGCCCCGTCAACCCCATCGACCTGCTCGATTCGCTCAAGCGCATCGAGGGCTTCTTCCATGAAATCCACCAGGCGGGGACCGTGCCCCTGTCGGTGGGCGGAGACCACCTGGTGACCCTGCCGATATTCCGCGCCCTGGCCCGCCATCGCCCCATCGGCATGATCCACTTCGACGCGCACTCCGACACCAACGACCGCTACTTCGGTGACAACCCCTACACCCATGGCACCCCCTTCCGCCGCGCCGTGGAGGAGGGCCTGCTGGACCCCAAGCGCACCGTGCAGATCGGTATTCGCGGCTCCATCTACTCCGCCGAGGACGAAGCCTTTGCCGAGGAATGCGGCATACGCGTGATCCACATGGAGGAGTTCGCCGAACTCGGCGTCCAAGCCACCCTGGCGGAGGCTCGCCGGGTCGTGGGTGACGGCCCCACCTACATCAGCTTCGACGTCGACGTGCTCGACCCGGCATTCGCACCCGGCACCGGAACCCCGGAAATCGGCGGCATGACCACCCTCCAGGCCCAACAGATGATCCGTGGCCTGCGCGGCCTGGACCTGGTCGGCGCGGACGTCGTGGAAGTCTCCCCACCGTTCGACCAGGGCGGAGCGACAGCCCTGGTGGGCGCCACCATGATGTTCGAACTGATGTGCATCCTCGCCGACGCTATCGCCACCCGCTGACCCCAGCGCCACGAGTTGGTAGGCTCATGCCGGGACCGCGCCACAGACGGCCCCGGCAACCGGCCTGGAGGTGGGCATGCTGGGCAACCTTTCCGATATCGACCTGCGCATGCTGCGGGTCTTCTGCGCCATCGTCGACGCGGGAGGCTTCACCGCAGCCCAGGCCAGCCTCAACACCAGCCTGTCGCGCCTGAGCGTGGTGGTCCGCGATCTGGAAGAGCGCCTCGGATGCTCCCTCTGCCGGCGCGGCAACAGCGGCTTCCAGTTGACCGAAGAAGGCCAGGAACTGTTCGACCTGGCGCAACTGCTGTTCGGCGATATCGAACGGTTCCGCACCCAGGCCAACCGCCTTGGGGGGATGGCCAGGGAAAGCCTGCAGATCGGCACGGTGGACAGCCTCATCAGCTTCGAGCGCGCCCCCCTGCCGCTGGCCATCAGGCTGTTCCGCCAGCGCCTGCCCGAGGTACGCCTGAACCTGCACATGCTGCGCCCCGATGAACTGGAACGCGCGGTACTGGAAGAACGCCTGCACCTGGCCATCGGCGCGTTCCATCACCAACTCTCAGGCCTCAACTACCAGCCACTGTTCGAGGAAGAGCAGAATCTCTACTGCTCCGCCGGCCACCCCCTGTTCCACCGCGCCGAAGCAGACCTGAGCCTGGCGGACATTTGCGCGGCGGAGTACGTGGGCCGTGGCTACTTGACGGAAAACCAGCGCCCCCACGGCCTGCACTTCACCCAAACGGTCAGCGCCTACGCAATGGAAGCGATCGCCACCCTGATTTTCTCCGGCACCTACCTGGGCTACCTGCCCACGCACTACGCCGCTCACTGGGTGGAGCGAAACCAACTGCGTGCGTTATTGCCAGAGCGGCTGGCCTATCGCTCGGCCTTCCACTGCATCACCCGCCAGGGCCAGGTCCCCAAGGCGGCCCTGGCAGGCTTTCTCGATGCACTGGACGCGGCGCACCGCCAGTTGGCGAATAAAGCGTAGGTTGGGCGGGACTCGACGAAGCCCAACAGCAGGGCCGGCCGCTGCAACAGTTCTTTGCATCACCTTCCCCCCCGCCGCCAGGAGACAGTGCTGCTCCGAGCGGGTCGCGCTTGTAGGCCTCGCCCATCGGCGGCCCACGTGCGATGCCCTACCCTCGGGAACGCCACCCGCCGCACGGAAAAATCCCACCTGCCCTTCTATGCTCCCTGGCGCCGCCAACCAGGGAACGCCCATGTCCAGCAAGACGGAAATCATCCAGCAGTTCATCGCCTCCGGCGAAGCCGACTTCGCCGAGGCCAACAGCTCCAACAGCTACTACTGCAGCCACCACCCCAGCATCACCCCGCTGGTGAAGAAGCCGCCGAAGGAGCTCGATGACGCCACCCTGCAGGCCTTCTACTACTACCTGCTGCTCAATGGCGGCACGCCGCCCGCCGCCAGCGAACATCACCTGCAGCTGCTCTTCCGCGCGGCCAGGGACGCCGCGGGGGTGCTGGCCGAGCACGGTTACCCGCGCTGCCGCCTCAATCGCTGGGAAATGGTCCTGCTGTTCGACGGCGAGATGAGCCTCGACGCCCATACCCGTCGCCTCGCGCTGCTGGCCCAGGTCGGCCGCTTCGCCCACCAGCCCGGCATGCTGGCCAAGAAGCAGAAGCTCAAGGACGAGTTCGCTGGCGACGCCTGGCTGCACGGCGAGATCGCCCGCGTGCTGCGCACCGTGCCCTTCGCCCGCCTGACCTTCAACCGCGACAA from Pseudomonas tohonis includes:
- a CDS encoding helix-turn-helix transcriptional regulator — its product is MRKADRLFQVVNLIRTHQPITAQRLAERLGVSTRTIYRYVDDLSLSGIPIYGEAGVGYALDEHFELPPLALNRDELDALLLGVELISRTVGDEMADAARSLLSKIQAAVPEHALDPQSAPVRAFVSPFTPEQLRHWDSLRRAIGEQAAVRIDYLSLDERASQRVIFPLGLFYWVGKWTVGAWCELRGEYRDFRVDRIRNLARLADAPPLPEGLSLASYMRHRSCEAQATDRTLSAEEA
- the cysC gene encoding adenylyl-sulfate kinase — protein: MQKHNPTASSPEAPAPGQALTRAARAAIKHQRPCCIWLTGLSGAGKSTLANALEVELNARNVHTFVLDGDNVRKGLCRDLGMDDASRRENIRRIAEVARLMVDAGLVVIVAAISPFRADREAARALFGADEFHSVYVSTSFETCARRDPKGLYEAALQGRIRNFTGLDSPYEAPTDADCEIDTDEVDVIEATSWLVALVVGE
- a CDS encoding LysR family transcriptional regulator, giving the protein MLGNLSDIDLRMLRVFCAIVDAGGFTAAQASLNTSLSRLSVVVRDLEERLGCSLCRRGNSGFQLTEEGQELFDLAQLLFGDIERFRTQANRLGGMARESLQIGTVDSLISFERAPLPLAIRLFRQRLPEVRLNLHMLRPDELERAVLEERLHLAIGAFHHQLSGLNYQPLFEEEQNLYCSAGHPLFHRAEADLSLADICAAEYVGRGYLTENQRPHGLHFTQTVSAYAMEAIATLIFSGTYLGYLPTHYAAHWVERNQLRALLPERLAYRSAFHCITRQGQVPKAALAGFLDALDAAHRQLANKA
- a CDS encoding sodium:solute symporter encodes the protein MAVDYVTMLIYVLVMAGLGWWGMRKARTRDDFLLAGRRLGPVLYLGTLSAVMLGGASTIGSVRLGYQYGISGLWLVFMLGLGIIVLSLVFSRQIAQLRVFTVTQILEQRYQASSRLIGGVVMVAYDLMVAVTATIAIGSVTEVVFDIPRIPAILCGGGLVIFYSVIGGMWSLTLTDIIQFVIMTLGIFFVLLPISVGEAGGLAAMQANLPAGFFELGNIGLDTIAAYFLLYFFGALIGQDIWQRLFTARSEGVVRYAGLGAGLYCMLYGGVCALIGAATRLLLPDLSVAENAFAEITRNVLPAGLRGLVVAAALAAIMSTASACLLAAATVLKEDIYSRFLSRDGEDHLASSRWITFTLGAAMLAMACLVNDVIAGLSIAYNLLVGGLLVPIMGALMWRRASAVGAMACMVTGSLTVIAFMVRDGILANTPIYFGLLVSLLTFVVTSLLTQPAPDLRTATD
- a CDS encoding YihY/virulence factor BrkB family protein, whose protein sequence is MIGSLGLRDVGWRTIVVRTVTEFIEDELPTYASALAFQMFFSLFPFLLLLIAVIGFLELPEFFDWLQAQATLVLPSAAMDLVLPAIEQLQTQKPGLFSIGAVVALWSSSSAIRSSMDAMNRAYDVQEGRPTWKRIPLSVLYTVGVAAFLLAAAGLMVTGPQVMNWLAGQLGIEDAVVVLWNWLRIPAAVLLLMMVVAAVYYLLPDVEQEFRFITPGSVLAVLVWLVASLGFSYYAKNFANYNAMYGSIGAIIILLLYLYISAAVLLLGAELNAVIEHHSREGKNPGEKKVEEGDAPHLPG
- the speB gene encoding agmatinase, encoding MTHDFPQPLDAALIPRFAGIPSFMRLPIFNDPADLQLALVGVPWDGGTTNRAGARHGPREVRNMSSLMRKVHHVSRIAPYDLVRIGDLGDSPVNPIDLLDSLKRIEGFFHEIHQAGTVPLSVGGDHLVTLPIFRALARHRPIGMIHFDAHSDTNDRYFGDNPYTHGTPFRRAVEEGLLDPKRTVQIGIRGSIYSAEDEAFAEECGIRVIHMEEFAELGVQATLAEARRVVGDGPTYISFDVDVLDPAFAPGTGTPEIGGMTTLQAQQMIRGLRGLDLVGADVVEVSPPFDQGGATALVGATMMFELMCILADAIATR
- a CDS encoding zinc ribbon domain-containing protein YjdM; this encodes MSTLPPCPQCNSEYTYEDGQNLVCPECAHEWSANAAEAPADEGKVIKDSVGNVLQDGDTITVIKDLKVKGSSLVVKVGTKVKGIRLVDGDHDIDCKIDGIGAMKLKSEFVRKV
- a CDS encoding arylamine N-acetyltransferase family protein; this translates as MHALSPEQTRAYLAHIDQPAPTLSDRTALDRLIKAHLDRVAFENVDVLLDRAIHIDTDAVFAKVVGRNRGGYCFEINGLFGRLLLALGFRVTPLAARVRWGLAADAPLTITSHLLLRVDFADEAVIADVGFGSANPTRALPLRGGDGPGEWPFRLLAPDATHDDHRLETFLNDAWVPVYHFDLQPQHWVDYVPRNWYTSTHPDSIFRQMLVAARTEGAERLTLRNGTFNRRGADGQVTQRLLTDADEIIAVLREHFLLGITEDEAPRLRERLEGLLRG
- a CDS encoding LEA type 2 family protein, which produces MKPLILSILRLGGLLIVLGLSGCSTLAPRDPVRIDLVGMEPVPGQGLEMRFMVKLRVQNPNDTAIRYNGIALDLDINDQPLASGVSDQAGEIPRFSEALVSVPVTISAFSAMRQAWGLANSHSTGRQPGVPYTVRGKLGGGFWNTVRFNEAGLLNLPEPATVY
- a CDS encoding sodium:solute symporter family protein, which codes for MLIWFVAVYLLITVGVGFYASTRVKNSKDFAAGGRSMSFPLVAAMVFATWFGSEAVLGIPATFIEEGFAGIIEDPFGSFGCLMLVGLVFARPLYRMNLLTIGDFFKKRFGPNVELITSLVIIGSYLGWVAAQLTALGVVFNVLSDGSITTTEGMLIGTGIVLLYTLFGGMWSVALTDFMQMIIIVAGLLYLTWLIGDMAGGPQVVISHAASEGKFAFMHGFEPRDIVAFLGAAVTMMFGSIPQQDVYARVMSAKTENIAARASMAGACFYLGFCMLPIFLTYAASMIDPAMVQKWLAEDAQMILPHLIMERTPLFAQVMFFGALLSAIMSTASGTLLAPSVTFTENVLKRFLPDMNDRQFLLAMRLSVLGMTVATSLFALYSDASIYEMVGNAYKVTLVAAVVPLFAGLFWKRATTQGALVAIGFGLASWVFLEMNYQETDFWPPQLAGLLFSVLGMLLGSLLPQLSRPRGESADAMMAPTGN
- a CDS encoding antibiotic biosynthesis monooxygenase family protein codes for the protein MQDSSVLELVLFKTKPGREERIAEIRAGVREALKTCDGFLGFRSFISVEGSHVFADLAEWSSHENALSAARAFNGADSRFQPYMREIKEVIFMGHFSPGE